From a region of the Panthera uncia isolate 11264 chromosome B1, Puncia_PCG_1.0, whole genome shotgun sequence genome:
- the LOC125922824 gene encoding growth-regulated alpha protein-like → MARTATRAPRLLGAALLLLLLVPAARRAAGAPVVTELRCQCLQTVQGIHLKNIQSVKVTPSGPHCAHTEVIATLKNGHQACLNPEAPMVKRIIEKMLSKGSNN, encoded by the exons ATGGCCCGCACCGCGACCCGCGCTCCCCGGCTCCTCGGCGCCGCGCTGCTGCTCCTGCTCCTGGTCCCCGCCGCCCGGCGCGCCGCAG GGGCGCCCGTAGTCACCGAGCTGCGCTGCCAGTGCCTGCAGACCGTGCAGGGCATTCACCTCAAGAACATCCAGAGCGTCAAGGTGACGCCGTCGGGCCCCCACTGCGCCCACACCGAAGTCAT AGCCACTCTCAAGAACGGACACCAAGCCTGTCTCAACCCCGAAGCCCCCATGGTCAAGAGAATCATCGAAAAGATGCTAAGCAA GGGCAGCAACAACTGA